From Cyclopterus lumpus isolate fCycLum1 chromosome 4, fCycLum1.pri, whole genome shotgun sequence, a single genomic window includes:
- the LOC117729712 gene encoding claudin-19, with protein sequence MASSGLQLLGFFLSLVGLAVTVAATLMVQWKKQYQGKTHRIYEGLWMSCSGNERTTCEFHQYLLKLPTEVQATRGVMLLSIFLSAVALLVSTVGMKCTRFMDGKDESKSTTAMVGGIMFMVAGLLTLIITSWYVKMIVQIFNESHRLQSFEFGNAVFVSWAGGLLTMAGGAFLGCRRCTQSQSMSSNHLLSTSHPKSNYV encoded by the exons ATGGCCAGCTCGGGACTGCAGCTCCTCGGCTTCTTCCTCTCACTGGTCGGTCTCGCCGTCACCGTCGCCGCTACTCTGATGGTCCAATGGAAGAAGCAGTACCAGGGCAAGACGCACCGCATCTACGAGGGCTTGTGGATGAGCTGCAGTGGCAACGAGAGAACCACCTGTGAATTTCACCAGTACCTCCTGAAGCTGCCAA CTGAGGTCCAGGCTACTAGAGGCGTGATGCTGCTCAGCATCTTCCTCTCCGCTGTGGCGCTGCTGGTGTCCACAGTGGGAATGAAGTGCACCCGCTTCATGGACGGCAAAGATGAGAGCAAATCCACAACAGCTATGGTCGGAGGAATCATGTTCATGGTTGCAG gTTTATTGACCCTCATCATAACATCCTGGTACGTCAAAATGATTGTTCAGATCTTCAATGAATCCCATCGCCTGCagag CTTTGAGTTCGGTAATGCCGTGTTTGTCAGCTGGGCTGGTGGCCTCCTCACTATGGCTGGCGGTGCTTTCCTTGGCTGTCGAAGATGCACGCAGTCCCAGTCCATGAGCTCCAaccacctcctctccaccagccACCCAAAGTCCAACTACGTCTAG